gtAAAAAAGGATTAATTGAGGTTTagttcaattaaataaaaataagttacaaaaaaaattaaattgccAGTTTAGTTAAATGTGGTGTACTTGCATAACTaaaacgtgtatatatatatataatccgtGAGGGTGTGTTGTGTTTCTCTTCAGGTGTCGTCAGCGCTGAGGTCATCGAGGTGAACACAGAATGGCCAGCGCAGCGTCCAGCGAGAGCTCCTCTTCATCGGCGGCGACCGGTCAGACGGCCGGAGAGAGCGGCGGCGGGGGGGGGGCTCAGGACAGCACGTTTGAGTGCAACATCTGTCTGGACACGTCCAAAGACGCCGTCATCAGTCTGTGTGGACACCTCTTCTGGTGAGAGCCGCTCACGAGAGCCTCGGTGCCGCTCACCGGCCCCGTAATAACTGCTCTGTTTTCTCTCCTCTGTCTGGATCTGACCGCGACGTCTCGTCTCAGCTGGCCGTGTCTTCATCAGGTAAGGGTTCggtgagtgtgagcgtgtgacGCAGGCGGTGTGTGGTGGTTctgagcgcgtgtgtgtgtgtgtgtttcgtcAGTGGCTGGAAACCAGGCCCAACAGACAGGTGTGTCCCGTGTGTAAGGCCGGCATCAGTCGAGATAAAGTGATCCCGCTGTACGGCAGAGGCAGCACCGGTCAGCAGGACCCCAGGTACAGCTCTCTGAAGAGAGGAATCATTCAACAGGAAGAAGAGAGAAGCACTAGAGAAAATAAAacgacacaaacacacttgaTTTGTTGgattaatcaaaaattatttatatatatataattagtgctgtcaaataattaactgcatccaaaataagtttttatttcatatatgtatatgtgtgtgtgtgtatgtatgtatatatgtttgtccTGCCATGAATATAGATATTGTTGTATCTATTATTGTATAGATATTGttaattcataaatgtatttataatattccctttaattatttcatgcacattttttatagttaactaatactaaaactaaaattaaaaaaataatttcttaatttaaatgaaacgtttctcagtataatttattttaacttgatgtgataaaatataaatatagaaataatcaGACATGCACATATTTGaacaataatgacaaaaacactACATAATGACTACATCTTTAGgtaaaatttcaacaaaaacacgtaattcaaaataataataaaaacaatagtaGGATCTtgctactaaaataacattgaatTGATTTCATTGATTGAACACAGGCACTGTTTTGATCTGAATAATAATAgtgacgacgatgatgatgatgattgaaatgcaatttgtttcataattaattttaaatagtttattttccTGGTGATTACTGTAGATCTGCTTTGAATGCTGTGTAAGTGTCGTAGAAATGAATGTGACTTGActtatgaacacacacacacgctctcactcactctcacacacacacacacacacacacacacacacacacacacacacacacacacacacacacacacacacacacacacacagtgattgTCTTCTGCTTTCAGAGAGAGGACTCCTCCTCGACCCCAGGGCCAGCGTCCAGAGCCGGAGAACCGCGGCGTGAGTCTGATCTTCTCTTACACTAGATATATTGAGAATTATTGTGGTCATTACTGAGTGTGAGCAGGTTCATAAACACTTCCCTTTTTGTCCTTCAATACTTTTTgaagctgtaaataaaaaagataagagcatgttttacaagaagattttattcttttttttttttttatgtccagtgccttaatgtctttttttttatttttatttgctatcATTAGTGGGTAATatacttatacacacacaccccccATCAGAGCTCGTGAAAGTGTTAGTAATACGGCGGGCATCGTTGCACAAGACGTTCGTGATGAAACGGTTACGTGGAGGACGAGCTGCAGGTAATTCATTAGTCAAACGAGCGTCCCGCCGGGGCTCATTAACACCGTCCCCGAGGACAGACGCTGGAAACGGTGACAACATCTGACCGTTAACATTGCATCACGTTCTCAAGCTCTTGCGTGAGGATTATTTATCACGATAAAGCTTTTGAAGGACATATTAAACGACCGCTTTTGGCTTAATTTCAGCACTTAAAGTTATGTGACGTGAAAGGATGAGGCGTAAGAAAGGTCACGAAACACTTACAATACTCTTTGTGTTTACCTGACTTGTTCAGTGACTCTCAAACGATGCgtttaatgattcatttctcTCTAAATGCTCTAAAAACAGCACCTGGTGGCGAGGAGGTCACTGAAATCAGTGTTCACCGTCTGGTTGAGGATCGTTTAACACACTCCTGAATATAATGATATCGTGATAAAAACTCTATACAGATACATTCAGGAGTTTGACCGAAGTCCCTGTTAGTTCTCATCATATGAAAGAATTATATCCACAAACAGATCATGTTTTATCTCCTCGATCAAAATAACTTGATTAGAATGTGCAATGAAAAAGTGTGCTTTAGATCAGAAAATTGATTCAAAATggacaaatgtttttatatatatatatatatatatatatatatatatatatatatatatatatatatatatatatatatataaaatatatatatatattatataaagcaaCCTGAATATTCTTGAGATGTATTAATCTCAAAGTTTGGAACAACGCACacaatgttaatgtttcttttaactaacaaacggtgtgtgtgtgtctgtctctgtgtgtgtgtgtgtgtgtgtgtgtgtgtgtctgtgtgtgtgtctgtgtgtgtgtgtgtgtgtgtgtgtctgtctctgtgtctgtctctgtgtgtctctgtctctgtgtgtgtgtctctgtgtgtgtgtgtgtgtgtgtgtctctgtgtgtgtgtgtgtgtgtctgtgtgtctgtgtgtgtgtctgtgtgtgtgtgtgtgtctgtgtgtgtgtgtgtgtgtgtgtgtgtgtgtgtgtgtgtctgtctctgtgtgtgtgtgtgtgtgtgtgtgtgtgtgtgtgtgtgtgtgtgcgtgcgtgtgtgtgtgcgtgtgtgtgtgtgtgcgtgtgtgtgtgtgtgtgtgtgtgtgtgtgtgtctgtctctgtgtgtgtgtgtgtgtgtgtgtgtgtgcagtgtgctTTCAgtggtgttgtgtgtgtgtgtgatggaggtTTCCAGATGTCTTTCGGCATCGGGGCGTTTCCGTTCGGGATCTTTGCAACGGCGTTTAACATCAACGACGGACGACCTCCTCCAGGTGAGACGTCACTAAACATCACCTTCCACTGAGTTTAGAAGAACGCTTCCAGCTCGTGGCACGCTTTGTGTGTGACCAGTAATAAATGATGTTGTGTTTTTGGTATAATAGCAGTGTTAGATTGAAGCATGTTCTCAGAGAGAGAGCACGCTCGTTTCCTGTATCATACACCGTTGTCCATTGAAAGGAAAATATGGCGCTTTAACGctcatttttataaagaaaaaagctATTGGTTTGATGTTGCACAATAATAAATCTTATTATACAATGAAAGTTGAGTGAAATCAAGATTTTGAGCTGTTTGTTTCTACACacgtttattatattatatcttgaaatataataacaatcagttaaaaaataaatataactatttgaaaaaaGACTAACTTTATGCACCAATAGAAGAATGCAAAATAACCTGCATGTGTTAGATGCTGCAAATAAATCTTTACCGAACTGTACTGATGGGAGTGAACCGGTCAGTACTTCTAAAGTGTAATGATTCACATGAAGCCGCTCCGTGGTGAACTCTGGTCTGATCGGGGAGATCTCCACAGACTGGAGTGTGATGTGAGAGATGGAGCTGTGGATGAACTGAAgccgctttctctctctgtgtgtctcggCAGCAGCTCCAGGAACTCCTCAGCACGCAGATGAACAGTTCCTGTCGCGTCTGTTTCTGTTCGTGGCGCTGCTCATCATGTTCTGGCTGCTAATCGCTTAAACACTGAACAGCTGTAGGACGCTGCGGGAGGACTAGCGGCTAGCTGACCCCTTTCCGTGAAAGAGGTGTCTGTGATCCTCACCGTTTGCCTAATGCTCGGTTTTCTTCCcagatatgatttttaaataaatgccagaGTCTTATTTCTCTATTATTGGGTTTTTCTAAGATTACGGTGCCAAACGCTGACGCTCACTAGTTCGTAGAACCCGTACAAATCCTACCAGAGCATAAATGTACTTCCTTTAactttaattcatatttttgtttgtacatAACTTGTGACGTGGGCCGTAGGAGAGCCTTTGttcttttaataatcaaaataaaagtcagacACTAAAAACCAGAATGTTGTGGAAATTGATTTAACGTTTTAGTTTCTGGAAAATGAGtgggtattattattattattattattaggagtGTGAGAGGCGTAAGCAATCGTTGATTGTCCAGAtgaagattaaattaaattatgattttgttttttcatcaaagTCCCAAAACCAAATGCATTCATGATGAACTTCtgtgatccacttcaaatgttgattaCTGTGTTTCTAAAAGCAGCTTTCAGTAGATTAGAGCTGATCTTCtgagtgtttctgtgtgttctCTGTAGTCTTCATGGTTTCCTTGAGTTCATCTCCtttatgaacattaaaaaaaccaacGGAGAGCTTCATTTAGTCGTTGGCACACATTTTATTCTCTCTTTAGCAGTAGAGCAAATCTGACaattaatgctgaaaatatttttagaaatgcattcaACGAATAGCGTCACGACAAACTAACTTCTACTTAAACTACCAGAGAAGTTTCTGCTCACCGAACCtcagctttcatttatttctgtgatttcaaagctgatttttttccGTATCATTAGTCCAATAATGATTAGTccctaatattctgatttgctgctcaaaaaacatgcattattttgttgaaaacagCCAATTAGACTTTTTCAGGTTTCTTACAAATGGAAGGTtttgaaaaacagcatttagcTGAAAAAGAAATCCTTTGCTACATTATTAACGTTTTTTGTGAGCCATTGAGTCACTTTTTAAAGCATCttagttaaataaaagtatatttttctaTGCCACCCCCCacaagttatatataaaaagaatcctgaaaaaaatggaCTAAACTGTTTTCTACATtgataaaaatctgaaatgtttcttgagcagcaaataagcatattctaataatttcacgtgacactgaagactgaaagaattcacagaaataaactacaGTTCAacattcacatagaaaacagacattttacatagtaaaaatatttcacaatatcactgcttttgctgtatctttataaaaaaaaaaattggtgagcatttagagaaaaaagaaagaaatgttgcGTTTGAAAAAGCTGAAGAGCTAGTTCTTGTGGCGGTACGTGACTAAAGGAAGCACATCCGGGGTCAGAGCTGCTCTTTGAACTCTGCGTCAAACATGATCTGCTGGATCTGCATCTTGACGGCGGCTCTTTTCTGCGGCGTCAGTCTTTTGAGGGCAGGGACGTAGCTCAGGAGAAACAGCTCGTCCTCGTCGAAGGCCTTCTCCTTGTCTTTCTCCGTCTTGCCGTCGATCTCTCCGGTGACGGCCGGCGGCGCTGGGCTCGGAGCGGGCGGCTGGGGCAGCTTCAGGCCCGGAGGCAGACCGGTCAGCAGCAGCTGGGTCACCGGCTTGACGATGGACAGAGCTTTGAGCGGACGCTCCTGGACCGTGTCCGAGCCGGGCTTGGAGTCTCCGCCGCTGGACTCGTCCAGAGAGTCGTCCGGCTGCTCACCGAGACGCTTCCTCTTCCTGACGTGAGCGTCCAGAAACGACAGGCTTTCTCTGTGTGGCCAGAAATGAAGCCTCCGGCCGCCTTCTTCCCTCCGCAGCTGACACAGCCTCCGCTCGCGGATGTACCGGTCCCTGATCGTCTTCCAGCGCCGCTTGCACTCCACCACTGAGGAGCAAAACACCGCcgtcagagagagggagagagagagagtgatagagtgtgtgtgtgagagagagtgtgtgagagtgataGAGTGTGAAAGAGAGATGAAGAGTGATGTGAGAATGAGAgtgatagagtgtgtgtgtgtgagagagtgtgtgagagagtgagaaagtgtgtttttgagaatgagagcgtgtgtgagtgtgtgagagagtgtgaaaaagtgtgtgtgtgtgtgtgagagagtgatagtgtgtgagagtgagtgaaagtgagtgtgtgagtgtaattGAGTGCGtgagtaagagtgtgtgtgtgtgagtgtgaatgtatgagagaaagagtgtgtgtgtgtgtgtgtgtgagagagagagagtgtgacagagtgagaaagtgtgtgtgagaatgagagtgtgtgtgatagagtgagtgtgtgatagtgtgagagtgagtgtgagatgGAGAGTGatagagtgtgagagtgtgtaagagagagagagtgagaaagtgtGAGAGTGAATGAGAAATGGAGAGTgatagtgtgtgagtgtgtaaggGAGTGATAGAGTGAGatagagtgagtgagagtgaatGTGAGAgtaagagtgtgtgagtgtgagagagtgatgAAGTGGGTGTGAGAGAgtaagagtgtgtgagagagagtgtatgagtgaaagagtgtgtgtgtgtgtgtgtgtgtgagagagtgtgaatgagt
This genomic interval from Puntigrus tetrazona isolate hp1 chromosome 5, ASM1883169v1, whole genome shotgun sequence contains the following:
- the rnf185 gene encoding E3 ubiquitin-protein ligase RNF185; the protein is MASAASSESSSSSAATGQTAGESGGGGGAQDSTFECNICLDTSKDAVISLCGHLFCWPCLHQWLETRPNRQVCPVCKAGISRDKVIPLYGRGSTGQQDPRERTPPRPQGQRPEPENRGCAFSGVVCVCDGGFQMSFGIGAFPFGIFATAFNINDGRPPPAAPGTPQHADEQFLSRLFLFVALLIMFWLLIA
- the LOC122345124 gene encoding uncharacterized protein LOC122345124; the encoded protein is RPASAEDARACRALLTRRRAVPFDARLGSASINSMAVTEKLIQSVHAYPVLYNVSLHDYRSAERRVKAWREVAASVGLSVVECKRRWKTIRDRYIRERRLCQLRREEGGRRLHFWPHRESLSFLDAHVRKRKRLGEQPDDSLDESSGGDSKPGSDTVQERPLKALSIVKPVTQLLLTGLPPGLKLPQPPAPSPAPPAVTGEIDGKTEKDKEKAFDEDELFLLSYVPALKRLTPQKRAAVKMQIQQIMFDAEFKEQL